In a single window of the Terrirubrum flagellatum genome:
- the rpmC gene encoding 50S ribosomal protein L29: MKTSQRTSDLKAMTGDQLNDELVKLKKEQFNLRFQKATGQLEKTNRVREVRRDIARVKTLAKSKAASAAKTA, from the coding sequence ATGAAAACCAGTCAGCGGACGTCCGACCTGAAGGCGATGACCGGCGACCAGCTCAATGACGAGCTCGTCAAGCTGAAGAAGGAGCAGTTCAACCTGCGCTTCCAGAAGGCGACCGGGCAGCTCGAGAAGACCAACCGCGTGCGCGAGGTCCGTCGCGACATCGCGCGCGTGAAGACACTCGCCAAATCAAAGGCCGCCTCGGCGGCCAAGACCGCCTGA
- the rpsQ gene encoding 30S ribosomal protein S17 produces MPKRILQGVVVSDKQDKTVVVKVERRFTHPLFKKTVRRTKNYHAHDEANLFKVGDTVDIQEGRPISKLKRWVVLPKA; encoded by the coding sequence ATGCCGAAGCGCATTCTCCAGGGCGTTGTCGTCTCCGACAAGCAGGACAAGACCGTCGTCGTGAAAGTCGAGCGCCGGTTCACGCACCCGCTGTTCAAGAAGACGGTGCGCCGCACGAAGAACTACCATGCCCATGACGAAGCCAACCTGTTCAAGGTCGGCGACACCGTGGACATCCAGGAAGGCCGCCCGATTTCGAAATTGAAGCGTTGGGTGGTGTTGCCGAAAGCCTGA